A window of Saimiri boliviensis isolate mSaiBol1 chromosome 1, mSaiBol1.pri, whole genome shotgun sequence genomic DNA:
GGGGTCGCACCCGTCCTTCGGTCCTCACGTTGGCAGAGATATCTACTCTGAAGCCTTTGTAGGGGCCTGGGcacctttgggagactgagctggaacTGAAGCTGGAGCTGCAGCCCGGGCCTTGTTTTgatccttggccttggccttggcctttggCCGGCAGAGCCTGAGCCCCTTGGCAATGCGAGCACGAGCGCGCTTCCCAAGCTTGGGGTGGGCCATGTAGGCAAGTCGATCGAGCTTTCGGCTGACACCCCCCTTTGGGATCTTGGGCTTAACCTCCTTGGGCTTTACGAGGGCCGTGATGGCCTCGGCACGTGCACTCACGGCCTTGGCGTTGTTGGCCTGCGTCTTCTTTAGGCCCCTCTTGTTGTGCTTCTTGGCAAAGCGCATGTTCCTCAGGAACTTGGGGTCCACCCCCTTAAGAGATTCGTATCTTTGTGATCGGGGTTTCTTGATACCATTTCTGTGCCATTTTCGGGactggttgtgtgtggtgtggttcttGGACTTGGCCATGTCTGCACCTAAGCCGCGCTTCCTGAAGCGCCCAAgcctcaaaacatttttaaaaatatgattttaattttataatagactagctttagatttacagaaaagttgcaaagatagctagatacatttttattaactgaagtccataCTTTACTAGTATTTCCTGAGTTCTTAACTAGTGTCCTCTTTCTGTGGCGCAGCTTTTTTGAAATGCAAAATCTTGGGCTCCACCACAGACTCAGTGCTATTTTAATAAGACCCTCAAATGATTTTAAAGACATTGAAGTTTGAGAAGTGTTggttagcaaaagaaaaattttcagaaggaggcatagagaga
This region includes:
- the LOC120363652 gene encoding large ribosomal subunit protein eL29-like, producing MAKSKNHTTHNQSRKWHRNGIKKPRSQRYESLKGVDPKFLRNMRFAKKHNKRGLKKTQANNAKAVSARAEAITALVKPKEVKPKIPKGGVSRKLDRLAYMAHPKLGKRARARIAKGLRLCRPKAKAKAKDQNKARAAAPASVPAQSPKGAQAPTKASE